The Nocardioides pantholopis genome window below encodes:
- the sufU gene encoding Fe-S cluster assembly sulfur transfer protein SufU: MRTRSWTPLYQEIILDHYKNPHHKGLREPYGAEVHHVNPTCGDEITLRVQVAEGADGPVVEDLSYDSVGCSISQASASVLADLVIGKPVAQALEIHQSFLTLMQGKGTVEPDEDVLEDGIAFAGVAKFPARVKCALLSWMAWKDATAQVTEESNV; this comes from the coding sequence CTGCGAACCCGGAGCTGGACTCCCCTCTACCAGGAGATCATCCTGGACCACTACAAGAACCCGCACCACAAGGGCCTGCGCGAGCCGTACGGCGCCGAGGTGCACCACGTGAACCCGACCTGCGGTGACGAGATCACGCTGCGGGTGCAGGTCGCCGAGGGGGCCGACGGCCCCGTCGTCGAGGACCTGTCCTACGACTCGGTCGGCTGCTCGATCTCCCAGGCGTCGGCCTCCGTGCTGGCCGACCTCGTGATCGGCAAGCCGGTCGCGCAGGCGCTCGAGATCCACCAGAGCTTCCTGACCCTGATGCAGGGCAAGGGCACCGTCGAGCCGGACGAGGACGTCCTGGAGGACGGCATCGCGTTCGCCGGCGTCGCGAAGTTCCCGGCGCGCGTGAAGTGCGCACTACTGTCATGGATGGCCTGGAAGGACGCCACGGCCCAAGTCACCGAGGAGAGCAATGTCTGA
- a CDS encoding metallophosphoesterase family protein: protein MSGVRLLVMADTHVPKRARDLPVDLWAEVDRADVVLHAGDWVDVSLLDALEARSRRLVGCYGNNDGPALRARLPEVARVEIGGVRLAVVHETGDARGREARCAAAYPDVDVLVFGHSHIPWDSTTGTGLRLLNPGSPTDRRRQPYGTYLTATARDGELLDVVLHPLERVFR, encoded by the coding sequence ATGAGCGGGGTCCGCCTGCTGGTCATGGCCGACACCCACGTGCCGAAGCGGGCCCGGGACCTCCCGGTCGACCTGTGGGCGGAGGTCGACCGTGCCGACGTGGTGCTGCATGCCGGGGACTGGGTCGACGTGTCGCTGCTCGACGCCCTGGAGGCGCGCAGCCGCCGACTCGTCGGGTGCTACGGGAACAACGACGGCCCGGCGTTGCGGGCCCGGCTGCCCGAGGTGGCGCGCGTCGAGATCGGCGGGGTGCGGCTGGCAGTGGTCCACGAGACCGGTGACGCCCGCGGCCGCGAGGCGCGCTGCGCCGCGGCGTACCCGGACGTGGACGTGCTGGTCTTCGGGCACAGCCACATCCCCTGGGACTCGACCACGGGGACCGGGCTGCGGCTGCTCAACCCCGGCTCGCCCACCGATCGGCGGCGGCAGCCGTACGGCACCTACCTGACGGCGACGGCGCGCGACGGCGAGCTGCTCGACGTCGTCCTCCACCCGTTGGAGCGGGTCTTCCGCTAG
- a CDS encoding acVLRF1 family peptidyl-tRNA hydrolase, producing MTAAPRPVLVPAERWSRWVSNFRDRHGPTALVVDSGALRGAAEDGSTFTARLPFAEQYAGPPDAASFGAAVVAPADWGLLLVRKGGFAVARLAGPAFVASKVGQRHVQGRTKAGGQSQQRFARRRDNQARQAYEAAAEHAARILSGLAGPVVTGGDRGAVEEVLADPRLRSLEVAEPWLPVPDPRRAVLEEAAHAACAVRVDVVNAEVGA from the coding sequence GTGACCGCCGCCCCGCGCCCGGTCCTGGTGCCGGCCGAGCGCTGGTCGCGCTGGGTGTCGAACTTCCGGGACCGGCACGGCCCGACGGCGCTGGTCGTCGACTCCGGTGCCCTCCGCGGCGCCGCCGAGGACGGCTCGACCTTCACCGCCCGGCTGCCGTTCGCGGAGCAGTACGCCGGCCCGCCGGACGCCGCGTCGTTCGGCGCGGCGGTGGTCGCGCCGGCGGACTGGGGGCTGCTGCTGGTGCGCAAGGGCGGGTTCGCGGTCGCCCGGCTCGCCGGTCCAGCCTTTGTCGCGAGCAAGGTGGGACAGCGGCACGTCCAAGGCCGTACCAAGGCCGGCGGCCAGAGCCAGCAGCGCTTCGCCCGCCGGCGCGACAACCAGGCTCGCCAGGCCTACGAGGCGGCCGCCGAGCACGCCGCCCGCATCCTGTCCGGCCTCGCCGGCCCGGTGGTGACCGGCGGCGACCGGGGCGCGGTCGAGGAGGTGCTCGCCGACCCCCGGCTGCGCAGCCTCGAGGTCGCCGAGCCCTGGCTGCCCGTCCCGGACCCGCGCCGCGCCGTCCTGGAGGAGGCCGCCCACGCGGCGTGCGCCGTCCGGGTCGACGTGGTCAACGCCGAGGTCGGCGCATGA
- a CDS encoding ASCH domain-containing protein: protein MIDEPTAVSAEVEAFWVLARRQARLERLPAYFGPSGLVSLPPPAWSFGATPEQADELADLVAAGTKTATASAADDYAAEGVPLPEPGTLGIVLDGGGHPRALVTTTEVTVVAFDEVDEEHAYAEGEGDRTLATWRERHEAFFRDHDPHGRGFRADLPVVLERFRVLHPKPPRR, encoded by the coding sequence ATGATCGACGAGCCGACCGCCGTCTCGGCGGAGGTCGAGGCCTTCTGGGTGCTCGCCCGCAGGCAGGCGAGGCTGGAGCGGCTGCCGGCGTACTTCGGGCCCTCGGGCCTGGTCTCGCTGCCGCCGCCGGCGTGGTCCTTCGGGGCCACGCCGGAGCAGGCGGACGAGCTCGCCGACCTCGTGGCGGCCGGCACGAAGACCGCGACTGCGAGCGCCGCGGACGACTACGCCGCCGAGGGCGTGCCGCTGCCCGAGCCGGGCACGCTCGGCATCGTCCTGGACGGGGGCGGCCACCCGCGCGCGCTCGTCACCACGACCGAGGTCACGGTCGTCGCGTTCGACGAGGTGGACGAGGAGCACGCCTACGCCGAAGGCGAGGGCGACCGGACCCTCGCCACCTGGCGGGAGCGGCACGAGGCGTTCTTCCGCGACCACGACCCGCACGGCCGGGGTTTCCGGGCGGACCTGCCGGTCGTGCTGGAGCGGTTCCGCGTCCTGCACCCCAAGCCGCCACGACGGTGA
- a CDS encoding metal-sulfur cluster assembly factor has translation MPEVPAASASASSSASPSVSIEDVTEAMKDVVDPELGINVVDLGLVYGVHVDESANAVIDMTLTSAACPLTDVIQDQTNGALEGLVNDVAINWVWMPPWGPDKITPDGREQLRALGFNV, from the coding sequence CTGCCGGAGGTCCCCGCGGCGTCCGCGTCGGCCAGCTCGTCGGCCTCGCCGTCGGTCAGCATCGAGGACGTCACCGAGGCGATGAAGGACGTCGTCGACCCCGAGCTCGGCATCAACGTCGTCGACCTCGGTCTCGTCTACGGCGTGCACGTCGACGAGTCCGCCAACGCGGTCATCGACATGACCCTGACCTCGGCCGCGTGCCCGCTGACCGACGTGATCCAGGACCAGACCAACGGTGCCCTGGAGGGCCTCGTCAACGACGTCGCCATCAACTGGGTCTGGATGCCGCCGTGGGGCCCGGACAAGATCACCCCGGACGGTCGCGAGCAGCTGCGGGCCCTCGGCTTCAACGTCTGA
- a CDS encoding sensor histidine kinase, producing the protein MTQTILVGDGGIADAVEQASHLMQSHPGVDAVTASLTVVAPESTAGWVNLRDRVWLREWNRPGVGCSVVPAGGDGSPRALTLPWLSPLARVDVVTVIDTELLPPEAEQDRVELLACGVRASATRTIAREGVLYGSLAIARETPGEWDRTVIADLRLLTSALASRLAEVRARTSLADAIERGDQARDAQTHFFAAVGHELRTPIAAILGSAEIMAADAHEFAEGAGSVDASTFARTVQSDASVVISAGEQLLAIVEELLSTGQELGARTERGPVAIESAVGDVLHWLRTTARTADVNLGSHVPDGLHASTTPSALRQILTNLVGNAIAYHRPGGSVHVSASRAIDEFGDPRIRIRVQDDGPGLTTKQQREVFKPFVRFADPEIKGTGLGLPLSRTLAERDGGLMGVESVPGEGSSFWVDLPAAPAAEAPSAEAAAEADPDDRLAGSGQHSPA; encoded by the coding sequence TTGACGCAGACCATCTTGGTCGGCGATGGCGGAATCGCCGACGCCGTGGAGCAGGCGTCGCACCTGATGCAAAGCCATCCGGGAGTGGACGCCGTCACAGCCTCCCTCACGGTCGTCGCACCAGAATCCACCGCGGGATGGGTCAACCTCCGCGACCGAGTCTGGCTGCGGGAGTGGAACCGACCGGGTGTTGGATGCTCGGTAGTCCCGGCCGGCGGCGACGGGTCCCCGCGAGCGCTCACCTTGCCCTGGCTGTCCCCACTGGCACGGGTCGATGTCGTGACCGTGATCGACACGGAGCTGCTCCCACCCGAGGCGGAACAGGATCGTGTCGAACTGTTGGCCTGCGGAGTGCGCGCGTCGGCGACCCGAACGATCGCCAGGGAGGGGGTTCTCTATGGGAGCCTGGCCATCGCCCGCGAGACCCCCGGGGAGTGGGATCGCACGGTCATCGCAGACCTAAGGCTTCTCACTTCGGCGCTTGCCTCGCGATTGGCTGAGGTCCGGGCGCGAACCTCACTCGCCGATGCCATCGAGCGTGGCGACCAAGCCCGAGACGCTCAAACCCATTTCTTCGCCGCGGTCGGGCACGAGCTCCGCACGCCGATCGCAGCGATCCTAGGATCCGCCGAGATCATGGCCGCAGACGCGCACGAGTTCGCGGAAGGCGCGGGCTCCGTCGATGCCAGCACGTTCGCCCGAACCGTCCAGTCCGACGCCTCCGTCGTGATCAGCGCCGGCGAGCAACTACTCGCCATCGTGGAGGAGTTGCTCAGCACAGGGCAGGAACTCGGTGCACGGACCGAACGCGGACCGGTGGCCATCGAGAGCGCAGTCGGTGACGTTCTGCATTGGCTCCGCACCACTGCCAGGACCGCGGATGTCAACCTGGGATCCCACGTGCCCGATGGCCTACACGCCAGCACTACGCCGTCAGCCCTCCGCCAGATCCTCACCAACCTCGTGGGGAACGCCATCGCCTACCACCGGCCGGGCGGAAGCGTGCACGTCAGCGCCTCCCGCGCGATCGACGAGTTCGGGGATCCGCGGATCCGGATCCGGGTCCAGGACGACGGCCCCGGTCTCACCACCAAGCAGCAGCGTGAGGTGTTCAAGCCGTTCGTCCGGTTCGCGGATCCGGAGATCAAGGGGACCGGCCTGGGGCTCCCGCTCTCGCGCACGCTCGCCGAGCGCGACGGCGGGCTGATGGGGGTGGAGTCGGTGCCGGGCGAGGGCTCGTCGTTCTGGGTCGACCTGCCGGCCGCACCGGCGGCGGAGGCACCGTCGGCGGAGGCTGCGGCTGAGGCGGACCCGGACGATCGGCTGGCGGGCTCCGGGCAGCACTCCCCGGCCTGA
- a CDS encoding cytochrome P450 has translation MATALAAGTQVPIAAGAWCLALLGSRPDLHAAVGDPQWATAFVWEVLRLVPPTWVLPRVSTRRVRLGRSTVDRYTPVLVSPVALGQLAASAPGPEQGESELAKLDPGRWVSSTQRPGAWLPFGAGPHACPGKNLGIAQLTTTVAWASTVPLRPSGSVDVDSTRGLTPSPSTFHVRAAPDA, from the coding sequence GTGGCGACCGCTCTCGCGGCAGGCACCCAGGTACCGATCGCAGCCGGAGCCTGGTGCTTGGCCCTGCTGGGATCGCGTCCAGATCTGCATGCTGCTGTCGGTGACCCCCAATGGGCCACGGCGTTCGTCTGGGAGGTGCTGCGCCTCGTCCCGCCTACCTGGGTGCTGCCGCGGGTTTCGACGCGGCGCGTGAGGCTTGGGCGCTCGACGGTGGACCGTTACACACCGGTCCTCGTGAGTCCCGTCGCCCTCGGCCAACTTGCCGCTTCGGCGCCGGGACCCGAGCAGGGCGAGAGCGAGCTCGCGAAGCTGGACCCAGGCCGCTGGGTCTCGTCCACCCAGCGGCCTGGGGCTTGGCTCCCCTTCGGCGCCGGTCCCCACGCCTGCCCCGGGAAGAACCTCGGCATCGCGCAACTGACCACCACCGTGGCATGGGCCAGCACCGTCCCCCTGCGACCGTCCGGCTCGGTGGACGTCGACTCGACCAGGGGCTTGACCCCCAGTCCATCAACTTTCCATGTCCGTGCAGCCCCAGACGCCTAG
- the ypfJ gene encoding KPN_02809 family neutral zinc metallopeptidase: MRFNPKARLDPGRVRDAGRGGGSGGLGGGAGLRIPGGLPVGGGVGGVVLVVAIFLLVQFAGGGTSGSGGGFGAAPDTARMADSERYAGCDTGADANEDPDCRRVGTENSLHDFWSDELGADFRPISRLVTFTGQVSTGCGRAGSEVGPFYCPVDESVHLDTSFFDAVLARQLGGPSGGFVEPYVLAHEYGHHVQNLLGTMGKVRTQQGPRSDAVRLELQADCYAGMWAYAATSTEDADGEVLIVDLTEQDVSEALAAAEAIGDDRIQQRARGQVTPETWTHGSAKQRMAWFRTGFEQGSLESCDTFAAAAL; this comes from the coding sequence ATGCGTTTCAACCCCAAGGCTCGGCTCGACCCGGGGCGGGTCCGCGACGCGGGGCGCGGTGGCGGGTCCGGCGGTCTCGGCGGCGGCGCGGGCCTGCGGATCCCGGGCGGGCTGCCGGTGGGCGGGGGCGTCGGCGGGGTGGTCCTGGTCGTCGCGATCTTCCTCCTCGTCCAGTTCGCCGGCGGTGGCACCAGCGGCTCCGGTGGAGGCTTCGGCGCCGCGCCGGACACGGCCCGGATGGCCGACTCCGAGCGGTACGCCGGGTGCGACACGGGCGCGGACGCCAACGAGGACCCCGACTGCCGGCGGGTCGGCACCGAGAACTCCCTGCACGACTTCTGGAGCGACGAGCTCGGCGCCGACTTCCGTCCGATCAGCCGCCTGGTCACCTTCACCGGCCAGGTGTCCACCGGCTGCGGGCGGGCCGGCTCCGAGGTCGGGCCGTTCTACTGCCCGGTCGACGAGAGCGTCCACCTCGACACCTCGTTCTTCGACGCCGTCCTGGCCCGGCAGCTCGGCGGCCCCAGCGGCGGGTTCGTCGAGCCCTACGTGCTCGCGCACGAGTACGGCCACCACGTGCAGAACCTCCTCGGCACGATGGGCAAGGTCCGCACCCAGCAGGGCCCGCGCAGCGACGCCGTACGCCTGGAGCTGCAGGCGGACTGCTACGCGGGCATGTGGGCGTACGCCGCGACCTCGACCGAGGACGCCGACGGCGAGGTCCTCATCGTCGACCTCACCGAGCAGGACGTGAGCGAGGCGCTGGCCGCGGCCGAGGCGATCGGCGACGACCGGATCCAGCAGCGGGCCCGGGGTCAGGTCACCCCCGAGACCTGGACGCACGGGTCGGCGAAGCAGCGGATGGCGTGGTTCCGCACCGGCTTCGAGCAGGGGTCGCTGGAGTCCTGCGACACCTTCGCGGCGGCTGCTTTGTAA
- a CDS encoding ABC-F family ATP-binding cassette domain-containing protein codes for MITASQIEVRVGARLLMENVSFRVAAGDKVGLVGRNGAGKTTLTKVLAGEVLPASGSVQRVGELGYLPQDPRTGDPEVLARDRILSARGLDDVVRRLRDAEEGMGSDDHAVRDRAMRRYSRADDEMHAGGGYAAESEAATIAASLGIQDRILGQPLKTLSGGQRRRVELARILFSDAEVLILDEPTNHLDADSIVWLRDFLKSYKGGFIVISHDNALLEQTVNKVMHLDANRATIDVYNMGWRHYLTQRETDEKRRKRERMNAENKAKTLTDQANKMRAKATKAQAAQSMLKRAEKMMAGIEGERAVDKVARIKFPSPAPCGKTPITAEGLSRTYGSLEVFTDVDLAIDRGSRVVILGLNGAGKTTLLRILAGVDEPDTGRVVPGHGLKVGYYAQEHETLDTSRTVLENMQSAAPQLTDTEARSVLGSFLFSGDDANKPAQVLSGGEKTRLALASLVVSSANVLLLDEPTNNLDPASREEVLAAIRAYEGAIVLVTHDEGAVLALEPDRVLLLPDGDEDLWNPEYADLVSLA; via the coding sequence ATGATCACCGCCTCCCAGATCGAAGTCCGTGTGGGCGCGCGCCTGCTCATGGAGAACGTCAGCTTCCGGGTCGCCGCCGGCGACAAGGTCGGCCTCGTCGGCCGCAACGGCGCCGGCAAGACCACGCTCACCAAGGTGCTGGCCGGTGAGGTCCTCCCGGCCTCCGGCAGCGTCCAGCGGGTCGGCGAGCTCGGCTACCTCCCGCAGGACCCCCGGACCGGCGACCCCGAGGTCCTCGCGCGCGACCGGATCCTCTCGGCCCGCGGCCTCGACGACGTCGTACGCCGCCTGCGGGACGCCGAGGAGGGGATGGGCAGCGACGACCACGCCGTGCGCGACCGGGCCATGCGCCGCTACTCCCGGGCCGACGACGAGATGCACGCCGGCGGCGGGTACGCCGCGGAGTCGGAGGCCGCCACGATCGCGGCGAGCCTCGGCATCCAGGACCGCATCCTGGGTCAGCCGTTGAAGACCCTCTCCGGCGGCCAGCGCCGGCGCGTGGAGCTGGCCCGGATCCTGTTCTCCGACGCCGAGGTGCTGATCCTCGACGAGCCCACCAACCACCTCGACGCCGACTCGATCGTGTGGTTGCGTGACTTCCTGAAGTCCTACAAGGGCGGCTTCATCGTGATCAGCCACGACAACGCGCTGCTGGAGCAGACCGTCAACAAGGTCATGCACCTGGACGCGAACCGCGCCACGATCGACGTCTACAACATGGGGTGGCGCCACTACCTCACCCAGCGCGAGACCGACGAGAAGCGTCGCAAGCGCGAGCGGATGAACGCCGAGAACAAGGCGAAGACGCTGACCGACCAGGCCAACAAGATGCGGGCCAAGGCGACCAAGGCCCAGGCGGCTCAGTCGATGCTGAAGCGGGCCGAGAAGATGATGGCCGGCATCGAGGGAGAGCGCGCGGTCGACAAGGTCGCCCGGATCAAGTTCCCCTCGCCCGCCCCGTGCGGGAAGACCCCGATCACCGCCGAGGGCCTCTCGCGCACCTACGGCTCCCTGGAGGTCTTCACCGACGTCGACCTGGCGATCGACCGCGGCTCCCGCGTGGTCATCCTGGGCCTCAACGGTGCTGGCAAGACCACCCTGCTGCGGATCCTGGCCGGCGTCGACGAGCCGGACACCGGCCGGGTGGTGCCCGGCCACGGCCTCAAGGTGGGCTACTACGCCCAGGAGCACGAGACGCTCGACACCAGCCGCACGGTGCTGGAGAACATGCAGAGCGCGGCGCCGCAGCTCACCGACACCGAGGCCCGTTCGGTGCTGGGCTCGTTCCTGTTCTCCGGCGACGACGCCAACAAGCCCGCCCAGGTGCTCTCCGGCGGCGAGAAGACCCGGCTGGCGCTGGCCTCCCTGGTGGTCTCCAGCGCGAACGTGCTGCTCCTCGACGAGCCCACCAACAACCTCGACCCGGCCTCGCGCGAGGAGGTGCTCGCGGCGATCCGTGCCTACGAGGGCGCCATCGTGCTGGTCACCCACGACGAGGGAGCCGTGCTCGCGCTCGAACCGGACCGGGTGCTGCTGCTGCCCGACGGCGACGAGGACCTCTGGAACCCCGAGTACGCCGACCTGGTGTCGCTGGCCTGA
- a CDS encoding phosphotransferase gives MWQPEPGWHPLPGGTGTSTLGVWRTVLGDQPVVVKRLVAPGPQDPAVLSDPAHFAYWRRGADVLTAALVERTPGLRALPAAVEEDGEGITITQEWVEDAANSGLFCAHGLGRFAAADLGGVRWLARDQLRDRMRRVERNGGWRTLARTPVADVAAHLWDRRESLLADLDAITQVTQHGDPVPGNLPGRLGNDVLAVDWGTLGRGPVGADLGYFMLTAREEFEPLLEAYLLGLPDGVGTAAEAALGARVTAVLTVLNRAEWALARVAGGEGALAGKFRHPAVAPHLRALQRQFPAMEELLGHQS, from the coding sequence ATGTGGCAGCCCGAGCCTGGCTGGCATCCGCTCCCCGGTGGCACCGGCACGTCCACCCTCGGGGTGTGGCGCACGGTCCTGGGGGACCAGCCGGTCGTCGTGAAGCGGCTCGTCGCGCCCGGCCCGCAGGACCCGGCGGTGCTCAGCGACCCGGCCCACTTCGCCTACTGGCGCCGCGGCGCCGACGTCCTCACCGCGGCCCTGGTGGAGCGCACGCCCGGCCTGCGCGCCCTTCCCGCGGCCGTCGAGGAGGACGGCGAGGGCATCACGATCACCCAGGAGTGGGTCGAGGACGCCGCCAACAGTGGGCTGTTCTGCGCGCACGGGCTCGGTCGGTTCGCGGCCGCGGACCTCGGCGGGGTCCGGTGGCTGGCCCGCGACCAGCTGCGGGACCGGATGCGGCGGGTGGAGCGCAACGGCGGCTGGCGGACCCTGGCCCGGACGCCGGTGGCGGACGTGGCGGCCCACCTGTGGGACCGGCGCGAGTCCCTGCTGGCGGACCTGGACGCGATCACCCAGGTCACGCAGCACGGCGACCCCGTGCCCGGCAACCTGCCCGGGCGGCTCGGGAACGACGTCCTGGCCGTGGACTGGGGGACGCTCGGCCGGGGGCCGGTCGGCGCGGACCTGGGCTACTTCATGCTCACCGCCCGCGAGGAGTTCGAGCCGCTGCTGGAGGCCTATCTGCTCGGCCTGCCCGACGGGGTCGGCACTGCGGCGGAGGCCGCGCTGGGCGCCCGGGTGACCGCCGTCCTCACCGTCCTGAACCGGGCCGAGTGGGCGCTGGCCCGGGTGGCCGGGGGAGAGGGCGCCCTGGCGGGGAAGTTCCGCCACCCCGCGGTGGCGCCGCACCTGCGGGCGCTGCAACGCCAGTTCCCGGCGATGGAGGAGCTGCTCGGCCACCAGTCGTGA
- a CDS encoding response regulator — MTSDHAPETTSLRVLVADDFEPVRTLAVRMLAKLGHEDADEAEDGQQAVDALAAKKYDVLFLDLSMPRLTGQEVVRWLNAHPDRREGLTIVVISASAHEERPVLNELGVTHVLPKPFRLQQIADVLEGIRATS, encoded by the coding sequence GTGACCAGCGACCACGCTCCCGAGACCACGAGCCTGCGCGTGCTCGTCGCTGACGACTTCGAGCCGGTCCGCACCCTCGCCGTGCGGATGCTGGCCAAGCTCGGCCATGAGGACGCCGACGAGGCGGAGGACGGCCAGCAAGCCGTCGACGCCCTGGCCGCGAAGAAGTACGACGTGCTCTTCCTCGACCTCTCCATGCCGCGGCTCACCGGGCAGGAGGTCGTGCGCTGGCTCAACGCCCACCCCGACCGCCGGGAGGGCCTGACCATCGTCGTCATCAGCGCCTCCGCCCACGAGGAGCGCCCGGTGCTCAACGAGCTCGGCGTGACCCATGTGCTGCCCAAGCCCTTCCGCCTGCAGCAGATCGCGGACGTGCTCGAGGGGATCCGCGCCACGTCCTGA